GAGATGTCCAAAAAGCGTATTATCTGCTGCCGTCACATATAACTTTGTAATGCCGGTGAAGTTCAACGTTGGAGTTACTTCGGCGTCTTTATTAATTACCCCTGTCGTAAAACTATCTCCCTTATCAGAAGAGATGGTAAAAGTGTCACCCGCTCCAATCAAGTTATAAATCTTAAGGCTGGTGACATCAAAACTTTCCCCCCCAGAAAAGGATAGGGTCACTTTACTTTCCTGCTCTATTACAGTATCGTCGGAGTTCTTATAGCCAAAGGTAACATAACTGCTCGCAGCATACCACTCCGTACCGGCATCCGCACCATCCACAATAAGTGTATATGCCCCAACGTTAAATTTTGCATCTTTGGACCCATCCGTACTATATTCACCTGGGTCCGCATTATTGCCACTAAAGTCCACTGTCCCGCTATAGGCCAGAACATGGGAAAAATCTTTCAAGGCTTGCTCGCTAAACGCAACCTTTCCATCCACGTCACCGGATACGATTTCCAAGTCCCAATCCCCACCGGAATCGGCATTCCCTGTAAGATCATCAGACGCCGCAATATCCGCCCCTGTGATTTGAGAAAGGTCCGTAATAAATTGCACACCGCCTGCAGAAGCAACCTCACAGCCATAGAGAAGGATGTCACCGTCTTCGCTTAAACTTCCACCGATAGATGTTAGACTCTCGCTATGTTGTTCCAATGTATCAGAACTGATAATATCACCGCCCAGCGAAAGCATACCCGCACTACCGTGTGAAATAATGTGAAGCACATCAATATCACCATATCCCTCTAACGCTTCGCTAAGCTGGTTAAGCCCGTCTTGTCCATTAATCAGGATCACATCAATGGACCCGTCAAGCGCTGTAACGAGTTTTTCATAATCCGCAATTGACGTGTCAACAACTGCGACCTCTTTCCCAGAGTTCTCGCTTTCTGTGGCTAAATCAGCCAGTTCAGATGTCGTTGAAACAACAGCAGCATCAAACATGATGCGCGGTTCCAAAGCATGTGCGAGAGGGCGCCTTTCAACAGCATTGTCTTTTTGGGGCGAAAGTGATTTTGACCAGCGTTTTACAAAATTCATTTTATCGTGTTCCCTATTGGGCAACGTCTTGGACGCTGACTTCATCCTTGGCGGTAATGACAAATGCACCACTGCCCGTAACGTCTTTCCAGAAGCTCATATCTTTAAACTTTTCGAATAAATCTGGTGGCAGGACAGTGCGACGGGCTTTGAATTCGACTTTCGGGCGAACGGAATGAAGCCCTTTTACGCCCAATGCACGGTCAAATTCGTCTGCCTCAAATTCAACATTTTCAAAATCATGCCCTTCGTACCAAGGTTCATCAATAAATTGATAGACCAATCTCAAGACCTTTTCCGGTGCTTTGGCTAGAAACTCATAATCAACAACCAGCATGTTTTGGGCCTGTTCACCATAAAAAGCTTCTTTTAAGGCCGACCAGGCAAATCCGACCAAACGATTGTGATGAGCCAGCGCTTCCACACGACTGTAGACCGTTGCACGCCCTTCATCCCCGCCAAACAGCAAGGTGTTTTCATAAGGATTCTTGCGATATAACCGCTCCAAACTATCCATCACCCACGGCACATCGCGAACACAGGCAATCACTTTTGCCTGAGGATATAATTTATGGATCAGCGGCATCTTCGAACACCAAATCCTGTTGGTATCAAAAACAACATCATCAGGCTGAAAACCATCGTAATAAGCATTGCAAATGGCCCGCAAAATCTTGGGCCTTTGTTCTTCATCAATGACTAAAGACGCTTCGGAACCAGCACTCATGACTTGCAAATTTGCCTTAAGAAGAGAAGCCA
This sequence is a window from Terasakiella sp. SH-1. Protein-coding genes within it:
- a CDS encoding sulfotransferase; the encoded protein is MNFISGLPRSGSTLLSALLRQNPRFHASMSSGLASLLKANLQVMSAGSEASLVIDEEQRPKILRAICNAYYDGFQPDDVVFDTNRIWCSKMPLIHKLYPQAKVIACVRDVPWVMDSLERLYRKNPYENTLLFGGDEGRATVYSRVEALAHHNRLVGFAWSALKEAFYGEQAQNMLVVDYEFLAKAPEKVLRLVYQFIDEPWYEGHDFENVEFEADEFDRALGVKGLHSVRPKVEFKARRTVLPPDLFEKFKDMSFWKDVTGSGAFVITAKDEVSVQDVAQ